The Candidatus Eisenbacteria bacterium region CGAGCGCCTCGGCCGTGCGCTCACGGTTTCCGCCGATGCGCGCGAGCGTTTGCTCGATGACCTGCCGCTCGATCTCCTCCAGGCTGCTCCCCGCTGGAAGCCGCAGTTCCTCGGATCCCGGAGCGATCCCCTCTCGAATCTCCTGAGGCAGATCGACGAGATCGAGAGAACGCTCGCCGCCGGCCAGGAGGATCATCCCCCGGATCACGCTCTTCAGCTCGCCCACATTGCCGGGCCATGGGTAGCGGACCATCCGATCCAGGGCGGCCGGCGTGATGCGGGCGGGTTGCCTGCCCATCTCCCTTGTCGCCTCGGTGAGGAAGTGGTCCACGAGCAGAGGAATGTCGCGGCGGCGATTCCTCAACGGCGGAAGCTCGATCGTCGCAGCGCGGAGGAAGTCGTGCAGGTCGGAACGAAACCTCCCGTCTCGCGCCCTCTCGCGGAGATCGGCGGCGGCGATGGCCAGCAGTCTGATATCAGCCCGGCGCGTCCTCCGACCTCCGCACCGCTCGAACTCCCCGTCCTTCAGGAGGCGCAGCAGCCGCCCCTGAACACCCGAGGGAAGCTCCTCGATGCCATCGAGCAGCAGGCTTCCCCGGCGGGAGAGCTCGATCCTGCCGGGACGGCTGGGCTCGCCCCGGTCCACCTCCTGCCCGAACAGCTCGCGCTCCAGGATGCCGGCCTCTGTTCCGCCGCAGTCAAAACGGATCAGGGGACCCGGGCGCCTCGGGCTGTTGTGGTGGATGGCGGAGGCGACGAGGCCTCGCCCCGTGCCGGGCTCCCCCGTGATGAGCACCGGCAGATCCGATCCGCACGCCTGGAGGATACGGCCATAGACGCGCGCGATCGGAGCCGAGTTGCCGATCAGATTGCCGAACCCGTACCGCCGGTCGAGACGCCGGGCCATCTCGTGCATCTCGCTCATGAGCCGCTGGGTCGCGATCCCTCTGCGGACGACAGCGAGG contains the following coding sequences:
- a CDS encoding sigma-54-dependent Fis family transcriptional regulator yields the protein LAVVRRGIATQRLMSEMHEMARRLDRRYGFGNLIGNSAPIARVYGRILQACGSDLPVLITGEPGTGRGLVASAIHHNSPRRPGPLIRFDCGGTEAGILERELFGQEVDRGEPSRPGRIELSRRGSLLLDGIEELPSGVQGRLLRLLKDGEFERCGGRRTRRADIRLLAIAAADLRERARDGRFRSDLHDFLRAATIELPPLRNRRRDIPLLVDHFLTEATREMGRQPARITPAALDRMVRYPWPGNVGELKSVIRGMILLAGGERSLDLVDLPQEIREGIAPGSEELRLPAGSSLEEIERQVIEQTLARIGGNRERTAEALGISLRTLQRRLASYKTKWRHSS